In Rhodoligotrophos defluvii, a genomic segment contains:
- the tsaD gene encoding tRNA (adenosine(37)-N6)-threonylcarbamoyltransferase complex transferase subunit TsaD → MPIPPVETAAAKAVRGRGGSLTVLGIESSCDETAAAVIRREPGGAATVLADLILSQNEDHAPFGGVVPEVAARAHVAHLDRLVRQAMDKSGLDFPDLDGIAATAGPGLIGGLLVGLTMARAIGQVHDLPVLPINHLEGHALTARLTDGLPFPYLLLLVSGGHTQLVIVEDVGRYARLGTTIDDALGEAFDKTAKLLGLGYPGGPEVERRARAGNPERFPFPRPMVGREGCDFSFSGLKTAIRRAAQAAMPLSDRDIADICASFQAAIADCVADRLRHAMRAFTSRYPEVEQPAVVVAGGVAANAVLRQVMLDAAVEAGFSVSIPPLRLCTDNAVMIAWAGAERLAGGLLDTGTTNARPRWPLDPHAAPAIGAGVKA, encoded by the coding sequence ATGCCGATACCGCCTGTCGAGACCGCCGCCGCAAAAGCCGTGCGAGGCCGCGGCGGCTCGCTCACTGTCTTGGGTATCGAGAGCTCGTGCGACGAGACCGCCGCGGCCGTGATCCGCCGCGAACCGGGCGGCGCGGCAACTGTGCTGGCCGACCTCATTCTGTCTCAGAACGAGGATCATGCGCCCTTCGGCGGCGTGGTGCCGGAGGTTGCGGCGCGCGCTCATGTCGCGCATCTCGACCGGCTGGTCCGGCAGGCGATGGACAAAAGCGGCCTTGATTTCCCCGACCTGGACGGCATCGCCGCGACCGCGGGTCCCGGCCTTATCGGCGGGCTGCTGGTCGGACTGACCATGGCGCGCGCCATCGGCCAGGTGCACGATCTGCCCGTCCTGCCGATCAACCACCTGGAAGGCCATGCGCTCACCGCACGCCTGACCGACGGCCTGCCATTTCCTTATCTTCTGCTGCTCGTCTCCGGCGGGCACACTCAGCTCGTCATCGTCGAGGATGTCGGCCGCTACGCCCGGCTCGGCACCACGATCGACGATGCGCTGGGTGAGGCCTTCGACAAGACCGCCAAGCTGCTGGGACTTGGCTATCCTGGCGGCCCGGAGGTTGAGCGCCGTGCCCGGGCCGGCAACCCCGAGCGATTCCCCTTCCCAAGACCGATGGTGGGACGGGAAGGCTGCGACTTCTCCTTCTCCGGGCTCAAGACCGCCATCCGCCGCGCCGCGCAGGCAGCCATGCCACTCTCTGATCGCGACATTGCCGATATCTGCGCGAGCTTTCAGGCGGCAATTGCCGACTGCGTGGCCGACCGCCTGCGGCATGCCATGCGTGCCTTCACCTCCCGTTATCCCGAGGTCGAGCAGCCGGCCGTGGTCGTCGCCGGCGGGGTCGCGGCGAATGCGGTCCTGCGCCAGGTCATGCTGGACGCGGCCGTCGAAGCCGGCTTCTCCGTCAGCATTCCGCCATTGAGGCTGTGTACCGATAATGCGGTGATGATCGCCTGGGCCGGCGCCGAGCGCCTTGCGGGGGGTCTGCTCGACACCGGCACGACCAATGCTCGGCCGCGCTGGCCGCTTGACCCGCACGCAGCGCCGGCCATTGGCGCGGGAGTGAAAGCTTAG
- a CDS encoding uroporphyrinogen-III synthase, with the protein MVPPPMRYPSGRTRHRRSCGTRARHSSRRAASMRLVITRPRKDAVALADRLERSGHSILIEPLLDIVPASAQIPDLPYQAILLSSAHAARQLAGFAFLHGIPVLTVGEKTAAAASGSGFRNVTAAGGDAGSLLSLAGDRLSPEKGPVLYASGKHIARDLKSDLEARGFGVVQRVVYEARPADRLSEGVAAALSRHELDGAVLLSARTARIWCSLVSQAGLAERLVGVTHFCLSNAVAEAVGCGCTVPLRVIVAAAPSVDSIMNRINAV; encoded by the coding sequence ATGGTTCCGCCGCCGATGCGGTATCCCTCGGGCAGGACGCGGCACAGGAGATCCTGCGGGACGCGGGCAAGGCATTCTTCACGGAGGGCGGCTAGCATGCGCCTAGTCATTACCCGTCCGCGAAAGGATGCCGTCGCTTTGGCAGACCGTCTGGAACGATCGGGCCACAGTATCTTGATCGAACCGCTGCTCGATATCGTGCCCGCCTCGGCTCAAATACCCGATCTGCCCTACCAGGCCATTCTGTTGTCGAGCGCCCATGCGGCCCGGCAGCTCGCGGGCTTCGCTTTCCTGCACGGGATTCCGGTGCTGACGGTCGGCGAGAAAACGGCGGCTGCCGCCTCTGGATCCGGCTTTCGCAACGTGACGGCGGCAGGCGGGGATGCGGGCTCGCTTCTTTCGCTCGCCGGTGACCGTCTTTCGCCGGAGAAGGGGCCGGTGCTCTATGCATCGGGCAAGCATATCGCCCGCGACCTCAAGTCGGATCTCGAGGCCCGGGGCTTCGGGGTGGTGCAGCGCGTGGTCTATGAAGCGCGCCCCGCGGACCGTCTTTCGGAGGGCGTGGCTGCCGCCCTGTCGCGACACGAGTTGGACGGGGCGGTGCTCTTGTCCGCGCGCACGGCGCGAATCTGGTGTTCTCTCGTTAGCCAAGCCGGACTTGCCGAGCGGCTTGTCGGCGTTACCCATTTCTGCCTTTCGAACGCGGTTGCCGAGGCGGTCGGCTGCGGGTGCACTGTGCCGTTGCGCGTTATTGTTGCTGCAGCACCCAGCGTGGACAGTATTATGAACCGGATCAACGCGGTCTGA
- a CDS encoding YciI family protein: MAHFVILCTDVPNSAEKRNGARPAHLQYLTSLGSKLRLAGPFMADDGKTMTGSMLVVETDTIEEARQIAAGDPYGPAGVFAEVEVKPWKWVITDGKLG, from the coding sequence ATGGCCCATTTCGTCATCCTGTGCACCGACGTTCCGAACTCAGCCGAAAAGCGCAACGGTGCCCGGCCCGCGCATCTCCAGTATCTCACCAGCCTCGGCAGCAAGCTGCGCCTGGCCGGACCGTTCATGGCGGACGACGGCAAGACCATGACCGGCAGCATGCTGGTGGTCGAGACCGATACGATCGAGGAGGCCCGCCAGATTGCCGCCGGCGACCCTTACGGTCCCGCCGGTGTTTTCGCGGAAGTGGAGGTAAAGCCTTGGAAATGGGTGATCACCGACGGTAAGCTCGGCTGA
- a CDS encoding arsenate reductase ArsC: MNPRNILFLCDDNAAGSLMAEAIVNAAGSRHFKAFSAGFEPAAAADPDALDIIAQAGIRARGLRPKSWREFAGPPPMKFHYAVHLGQRKRPELAALDDDSRLLHWPLLDRPIGAGLGSSRKAAFLDLFAEIRQLAESVFLRPARAATAREPIPLPAQQPDRALSRITAEERC; the protein is encoded by the coding sequence ATGAATCCGAGGAACATTTTGTTCTTGTGCGATGACAACGCGGCCGGCAGCCTCATGGCAGAGGCCATCGTCAACGCCGCCGGCAGCCGTCACTTCAAGGCATTCAGCGCCGGATTCGAACCGGCGGCGGCGGCCGACCCCGACGCTCTGGACATCATCGCCCAAGCGGGCATCCGCGCCCGCGGACTACGGCCCAAATCCTGGCGGGAATTCGCCGGCCCGCCTCCTATGAAGTTTCATTATGCCGTCCATTTGGGCCAGCGGAAAAGGCCCGAGCTTGCAGCCTTGGACGATGATTCGCGCTTGCTGCATTGGCCGCTGCTCGACCGGCCGATCGGCGCCGGCCTCGGCTCGAGTCGCAAGGCCGCATTCCTCGACCTGTTCGCCGAAATCCGTCAGCTTGCGGAATCGGTTTTCCTGAGGCCTGCCCGGGCGGCAACCGCCCGTGAGCCCATTCCACTGCCCGCTCAGCAGCCAGATCGCGCCTTGTCGAGGATCACTGCCGAAGAGCGCTGCTGA
- a CDS encoding MarR family winged helix-turn-helix transcriptional regulator, producing MVVMSMTQISPLESHLGYWLRFVSNQVSHAFRRKVASQGVTVAEWVVLRELYDEEQLVPSAIAERLGMTRGAISKLVDRLEAKTLVSRSAGKTDRRFQAVALTEAGRRLVPVLAALADQNDAEFFGHLDQSERTTIERVMRDIVRRQGLRAVPVD from the coding sequence ATGGTGGTGATGTCGATGACGCAGATCAGCCCTCTGGAGTCCCATCTCGGCTACTGGTTGCGCTTCGTTTCGAACCAGGTGTCGCACGCATTCCGGCGAAAAGTCGCGTCCCAAGGGGTGACCGTGGCCGAATGGGTGGTCCTGCGCGAGCTTTATGACGAGGAGCAGCTGGTGCCGAGCGCGATTGCCGAGCGGCTCGGGATGACGCGAGGCGCGATCTCGAAGCTGGTCGACAGGCTCGAAGCGAAGACCCTGGTCAGCCGCTCCGCAGGAAAAACCGACCGTCGCTTCCAGGCGGTGGCGCTCACGGAAGCGGGGCGGCGCCTGGTGCCGGTCCTTGCCGCGCTGGCCGACCAGAACGATGCCGAATTCTTTGGCCACCTGGATCAGAGTGAACGGACGACGATCGAGCGGGTGATGCGCGACATCGTCAGACGGCAGGGCCTGCGGGCCGTTCCTGTGGACTGA
- the hemC gene encoding hydroxymethylbilane synthase, translating into MQTIPIRIGTRGSRLALVQAEETKRRLMQAHGLTDDEVSIVPITTTGDRVKDRPLAAIGGKGLFTKEIEIALLDGSIDLAIHSMKDMPSVLPDGLTIGAMLPREDPRDAFLSPVAPRIRDLPHGAVMGSSSVRRRAQISRLRPDIEMVEFRGNVDTRLAKLRSGLVHATLLASAGLRRLGLEREITALIEPEEMLPAVAQGAIGIEMRIGDARMAELVEALDDRRTATEVACERAFLALLDGSCRTPIAGLCRLTADAISFRGMVLAPDGSSAYEVERHGSAADAVSLGQDAAQEILRDAGKAFFTEGG; encoded by the coding sequence TTGCAAACCATTCCCATTCGTATCGGCACCCGTGGCAGCAGGCTCGCGCTGGTGCAAGCGGAGGAAACCAAGCGCCGGCTGATGCAGGCGCATGGTCTCACCGACGACGAGGTCAGCATCGTTCCGATCACCACCACCGGAGATCGAGTGAAGGACCGGCCGCTCGCCGCGATCGGCGGCAAGGGCTTGTTCACCAAGGAAATCGAAATTGCGCTGCTCGATGGCAGCATCGATCTCGCAATTCACTCCATGAAGGACATGCCTTCCGTTTTGCCGGACGGTCTCACCATTGGCGCGATGCTGCCCCGGGAAGACCCGCGGGATGCTTTCTTAAGCCCGGTAGCGCCGCGCATCCGCGACCTGCCGCATGGCGCGGTGATGGGATCGTCATCGGTGCGCCGGCGCGCTCAGATCAGCCGGCTGCGTCCGGACATAGAGATGGTCGAGTTCCGCGGCAATGTGGATACCCGCCTTGCCAAGCTCAGATCCGGCCTGGTGCACGCGACCTTGCTTGCGAGCGCCGGCCTGCGCCGCCTTGGGCTCGAGCGGGAGATCACGGCCCTCATCGAGCCGGAAGAGATGCTACCTGCGGTGGCGCAGGGCGCAATCGGCATCGAGATGCGCATTGGGGACGCGCGGATGGCCGAGCTGGTTGAGGCTCTCGATGACCGCCGCACCGCAACTGAGGTTGCCTGCGAGCGTGCCTTCCTGGCCCTCCTGGACGGCTCGTGCCGGACGCCGATCGCCGGCTTGTGCCGGCTGACGGCCGACGCGATTTCCTTCCGGGGCATGGTGCTGGCGCCGGATGGAAGCAGTGCATACGAAGTGGAGCGGCATGGTTCCGCCGCCGATGCGGTATCCCTCGGGCAGGACGCGGCACAGGAGATCCTGCGGGACGCGGGCAAGGCATTCTTCACGGAGGGCGGCTAG
- a CDS encoding GNAT family N-acetyltransferase, producing MSKDRITSQQSSRVSYRKLGLHDVGRLAEHLKRLDPEAKHFRFGTAVSDRFLEEHARKALRWPGIVEGCFVDGELRGTGELQPTLDGLPLEAEAAFAVEKPFRGRGIGTELMRRAIVSAQNRYIETIYTICALENLRMRRLAQKYGAELRIEYNEVAGRLRTPRPTPTSLLQEWAADTRALISSALRQ from the coding sequence ATGAGTAAAGATAGGATCACATCCCAGCAATCGTCGAGGGTCTCGTATCGAAAGCTTGGGCTTCACGATGTTGGCCGACTGGCCGAGCACCTCAAGCGCTTGGACCCGGAGGCGAAGCATTTCCGCTTCGGGACGGCCGTTTCCGACCGGTTCCTGGAGGAGCATGCGCGCAAGGCGTTGCGATGGCCCGGCATTGTCGAGGGATGTTTCGTGGATGGCGAACTCCGCGGCACGGGCGAGCTACAGCCGACCCTGGATGGGCTCCCGCTCGAGGCAGAAGCCGCTTTTGCGGTCGAGAAGCCGTTCCGCGGCCGGGGCATCGGCACCGAATTGATGCGTCGGGCGATCGTCTCGGCGCAGAACCGCTATATCGAGACGATCTATACGATTTGCGCGCTGGAAAATCTCAGAATGCGCAGGCTGGCCCAGAAATATGGGGCGGAGCTGCGCATCGAGTACAATGAAGTGGCGGGTCGATTGCGGACCCCGCGGCCCACACCGACCAGCCTGTTGCAGGAGTGGGCTGCTGATACGCGCGCGCTGATCAGCAGCGCTCTTCGGCAGTGA
- a CDS encoding DUF1398 domain-containing protein translates to MEEATKAVVRHCTEGSDSGRLNFGDVVKALAAAGVERYHADLVRAEKTYYMPDDTSEVVPCHAANTAAPATFSGAAVEAAIRDVQAGAIDYLTFCSRIAAAGCTGYFVSLLGKRAVYYGRTGDSHVEFFPDGR, encoded by the coding sequence ATGGAGGAGGCTACCAAAGCCGTGGTTCGCCACTGCACGGAAGGCTCAGACAGCGGCCGGCTCAATTTCGGCGATGTGGTGAAGGCTCTCGCCGCGGCTGGTGTAGAGCGCTACCACGCCGACCTGGTCCGGGCCGAAAAGACCTACTACATGCCGGACGACACCTCGGAAGTGGTTCCGTGCCACGCGGCAAATACGGCCGCCCCAGCGACCTTCTCCGGCGCTGCAGTCGAGGCAGCCATCCGTGATGTTCAGGCAGGGGCGATCGACTACCTCACATTCTGCAGCCGGATCGCGGCGGCGGGGTGCACCGGCTATTTCGTCTCGCTGCTCGGAAAGCGGGCGGTCTACTATGGCCGGACCGGCGACAGCCACGTCGAGTTCTTTCCAGACGGACGGTGA
- a CDS encoding NADPH-dependent FMN reductase yields the protein MNIVLIYGTAAPAGRLAKAMRAVTERIWPADGAHATVIDLAEISLPFAGATPWDRLSDQVREAIETVVAANAVIIFSPVYRASAPGSLKNFLDLLPVEAFEAKPVAIVAMGATHHHFLAVEADLHPILSWFGAILLPSLYLSSASFEQGELTGNTADDLAAYTSSVLDAARRLHGLRFMPRPLAAAKP from the coding sequence ATGAATATCGTTTTGATTTATGGCACGGCGGCGCCTGCTGGCCGACTGGCCAAAGCCATGCGCGCGGTGACTGAACGCATCTGGCCTGCGGATGGTGCCCATGCCACCGTGATCGATCTGGCGGAAATCAGCCTGCCGTTTGCCGGCGCTACACCATGGGATCGCCTGTCCGATCAGGTCCGCGAGGCCATCGAGACCGTTGTAGCGGCCAACGCGGTCATCATCTTTTCGCCGGTCTACCGAGCGAGCGCGCCCGGCAGCCTGAAGAATTTTCTCGATCTCTTGCCCGTGGAGGCCTTTGAAGCCAAGCCGGTGGCCATAGTCGCGATGGGTGCGACGCACCATCATTTTCTCGCCGTCGAGGCCGACTTGCACCCGATCCTGTCGTGGTTCGGCGCAATCCTGCTGCCGAGCCTCTATCTCTCGTCCGCCTCCTTCGAACAAGGCGAGCTGACTGGGAACACCGCAGACGACCTTGCGGCCTATACCTCGAGCGTCTTGGACGCCGCACGCCGTCTGCACGGCTTGCGATTCATGCCGAGGCCGCTGGCCGCGGCAAAGCCGTGA
- a CDS encoding CoA-acylating methylmalonate-semialdehyde dehydrogenase has translation MVKEIGHFIGGKRVPGTSGNYSDVFNPNTGEVQARLALANLKELDHAVQVAKAAQPAWAEKNPQVRARVLMKFLDLLNKEKNSLAEMLSLEHGKTIPDAHGDIQRGLEVVEFACGIPHLLKGEFSVGAGPAIDMYSMRQPLGVVAGITPFNFPAMIPMWKFAPALACGNAYILKPSERDPSVPMRLAELLVEAGLPEGVLNVVNGGKEVVDGILDHPDIQAIGFVGSTPIAEYVYARGTAHGKRVQAFGGAKNHMIIMPDADLDQAVNALVGAGYGSAGERCMAISVAVPVGQKTADALIERLVPRVEGLKVGLSTDHDADFGPLVTRQHRDKVKDYVNIGVDEGAKLLVDGRNFTMQGYENGFFMGGCLFDHVTRDMRIYKEEIFGPVLSVVRAKDYEDALSLPNEHEFGNGVAIFTRDGDAARDFSTRVNVGMVGVNVPIPVPLAYHTFGGWKRSGFGDLNQHGPDSIRFYTKTKTVTSRWPSGIKDGAQFIMPTMA, from the coding sequence ATGGTTAAGGAAATCGGCCACTTTATCGGCGGCAAGCGGGTCCCCGGAACCAGCGGCAATTATAGCGACGTCTTCAACCCCAATACCGGCGAGGTCCAAGCCCGTTTGGCCCTTGCCAATCTGAAAGAGCTGGACCACGCGGTACAGGTGGCCAAGGCCGCACAGCCTGCCTGGGCGGAGAAGAACCCGCAGGTGCGCGCCCGGGTTCTCATGAAATTTCTCGATCTCCTCAACAAGGAGAAGAACAGCCTGGCCGAGATGCTCTCCCTCGAGCACGGCAAGACCATTCCCGATGCGCATGGCGACATCCAGCGCGGGCTCGAAGTGGTCGAGTTCGCCTGCGGCATCCCGCATCTGCTGAAAGGCGAGTTCAGCGTCGGTGCAGGCCCCGCCATCGACATGTATTCGATGCGCCAGCCATTGGGCGTCGTCGCCGGCATCACCCCGTTCAACTTCCCCGCCATGATCCCCATGTGGAAATTCGCGCCCGCGCTGGCTTGCGGCAATGCCTATATCCTCAAGCCCTCGGAGCGTGATCCCTCGGTGCCCATGCGGCTTGCCGAGCTGCTGGTCGAAGCCGGCCTGCCTGAGGGCGTCTTGAATGTGGTCAATGGCGGCAAGGAGGTGGTTGACGGCATTCTGGACCATCCGGACATTCAGGCCATCGGCTTTGTCGGCTCGACCCCCATCGCGGAATATGTCTATGCGCGCGGCACCGCGCACGGCAAGCGCGTGCAGGCCTTCGGCGGCGCCAAGAACCATATGATCATCATGCCCGATGCGGACCTGGATCAGGCGGTGAACGCGCTGGTCGGCGCCGGCTACGGCTCGGCGGGCGAGCGCTGCATGGCGATTTCGGTTGCTGTGCCGGTCGGCCAGAAGACGGCCGATGCGCTGATCGAGCGCCTTGTGCCGCGGGTCGAGGGTCTCAAAGTAGGCCTCTCCACCGATCACGACGCCGATTTCGGCCCGCTCGTCACCCGGCAGCATCGCGACAAGGTGAAGGACTACGTGAACATCGGCGTGGACGAGGGGGCGAAGCTGCTCGTTGATGGCCGCAACTTCACGATGCAGGGCTACGAGAACGGCTTCTTCATGGGCGGCTGCCTGTTCGACCACGTCACCCGCGACATGCGCATCTATAAGGAAGAGATCTTCGGGCCGGTCCTGTCGGTTGTCCGTGCGAAGGACTATGAGGACGCTCTCTCCCTGCCCAACGAGCATGAATTCGGCAATGGTGTCGCCATCTTCACCCGCGACGGCGATGCGGCGCGCGACTTCTCGACCCGCGTCAATGTGGGCATGGTCGGCGTCAACGTGCCGATCCCCGTGCCGCTGGCCTATCACACCTTCGGCGGCTGGAAGCGCTCGGGCTTCGGCGACCTGAACCAGCACGGGCCGGACTCGATCCGCTTCTACACCAAGACGAAGACGGTCACGTCCCGCTGGCCGTCGGGCATTAAGGACGGCGCCCAGTTCATCATGCCCACCATGGCGTGA
- a CDS encoding heme biosynthesis protein HemY: MWPIIFRFIIIALIAAGIAWLADRPGTLNIVWLGYHIQMPMIAAVFCLLALMAAIALLWSLLRRLVFAPAAVSDFFGHRRRRKGHRALSRGIIAIGAGDLHGAQRQAQIAARNLPDEPLVKLLQAQTAQLEGNATSVRQIFEGMLRNRETELLGLRGLFNQARQAGNLAEARRLAERAARIKPDLPWASNAMLAVHSAQQDWPGVVTLIENQRRAGLISTAEAQRKRAVAETAEAMALEPSNEDEALRLATKAHKDAPELVPAVLVAARLLAQRGSVRKAMRMIEKTWGYNPHRDLAEAYAHVRPGDSAQDRLRRVRLLIGQKAGGEEGAVALARAAIEARDFGSAREALAPYLDHHPSAGICLLMAEIERLEHDDRGKEREWLARAVSAPRDPAWTADGHVSEVWLPVSPVTGELDAFVWKRPVEGIGPTLPAEEAAARPAEAIEHSPSEEAASAASPTATAGASSPPPAPADPGRPEPATEERPAKSVVVAAVPSPASAVVPPPVVIPYPDLGELTPEVVAKGQSGMEKQPDDPGPEPDGETDADEKRQPEWLGSTLPR, encoded by the coding sequence ATGTGGCCAATCATCTTCCGGTTCATCATCATCGCGCTGATCGCTGCCGGAATAGCTTGGCTTGCGGATCGCCCCGGCACGTTGAACATCGTCTGGCTGGGCTATCACATCCAGATGCCAATGATCGCCGCGGTTTTCTGCCTGCTGGCGCTCATGGCCGCCATTGCCCTTCTGTGGTCTCTGCTGCGAAGGCTGGTGTTTGCTCCTGCCGCTGTATCGGACTTCTTTGGGCACCGGCGGCGGCGCAAGGGTCATCGCGCCTTGAGCCGCGGCATCATCGCGATCGGTGCAGGCGATCTTCATGGGGCGCAACGGCAGGCGCAGATCGCAGCCCGCAACCTTCCGGACGAGCCGCTGGTCAAGCTGCTGCAGGCGCAGACGGCTCAGCTCGAAGGGAATGCCACCAGCGTACGTCAGATCTTCGAAGGCATGCTGCGCAATCGCGAAACGGAGCTTTTGGGCCTGCGGGGTCTCTTCAACCAGGCGCGCCAGGCGGGCAACCTTGCGGAAGCGCGGCGGCTTGCCGAACGCGCGGCCCGTATCAAGCCGGACCTGCCCTGGGCATCCAACGCCATGCTGGCCGTGCATTCCGCCCAGCAGGACTGGCCGGGCGTGGTGACCTTGATCGAGAATCAACGCCGGGCCGGGCTCATCTCGACAGCCGAAGCCCAGCGCAAGCGCGCGGTTGCCGAGACGGCCGAAGCCATGGCGCTCGAGCCCAGCAACGAGGACGAGGCGCTGCGGCTCGCCACCAAGGCGCATAAGGATGCGCCCGAGCTGGTGCCGGCGGTTCTGGTTGCAGCGCGGCTTCTGGCTCAGCGCGGCAGCGTGCGCAAGGCCATGCGCATGATCGAGAAGACCTGGGGTTACAATCCCCATCGCGACCTTGCCGAGGCTTACGCGCATGTGCGGCCGGGGGATTCCGCTCAGGATAGACTGAGGCGGGTGCGCCTGCTGATCGGCCAGAAGGCGGGCGGCGAGGAGGGCGCCGTGGCATTGGCGCGGGCCGCCATCGAGGCACGGGACTTTGGAAGCGCGCGCGAGGCGCTGGCGCCCTATCTCGACCATCATCCCAGCGCCGGCATTTGCCTGCTGATGGCCGAGATCGAAAGGCTGGAGCACGATGACCGCGGCAAGGAGCGCGAGTGGCTGGCGCGGGCGGTTTCGGCGCCGCGCGACCCTGCTTGGACTGCGGATGGCCATGTGTCCGAGGTCTGGCTGCCGGTCTCGCCGGTGACCGGCGAGCTGGATGCCTTCGTGTGGAAACGGCCGGTCGAGGGTATCGGACCAACCTTGCCGGCGGAGGAAGCGGCCGCCCGGCCCGCGGAAGCCATCGAGCATTCACCTTCGGAGGAAGCGGCTTCGGCGGCCTCGCCCACCGCAACGGCGGGTGCTTCGTCGCCACCTCCCGCACCAGCAGACCCAGGGCGGCCCGAGCCGGCCACGGAGGAGAGGCCGGCAAAATCGGTCGTGGTTGCGGCCGTCCCCTCGCCCGCGTCGGCCGTGGTGCCGCCACCGGTCGTCATTCCCTACCCGGATCTTGGCGAACTCACACCGGAGGTGGTCGCCAAGGGCCAGTCCGGCATGGAAAAACAGCCGGATGACCCCGGTCCCGAGCCGGACGGCGAGACCGATGCCGACGAGAAGCGGCAGCCGGAGTGGTTGGGCAGCACCTTGCCGCGATAA
- a CDS encoding NAD(P)H-dependent glycerol-3-phosphate dehydrogenase: MSGAVARIGIIGAGAWGTALACLARQAGVDVVLWAREPEVIDAINKQHENTLFLPGIALDRGILATGDLAEAAQADILLLVCPAQALRSVGQDMAAHVGPDTPVAICAKGLERGTHKLMTEVLAEVLPQAEPMVLSGPSFAADVARGLPTAVTLAARTHDRALAVAATLAGPTFRPYIGTDLIGAQIGGAVKNVLAIACGIVEGRKLGDSARASLMTRAFAELTRFGRSFGAHAKTLAGLSGLGDLILTCSSLQSRNMSLGYAIGEGRSVDEVLGERRSVSEGVYTAGVVVELAEQRGIDMPIARAVHGIVEGRLTVQQAIEDLFNRPLKAEFEPG, encoded by the coding sequence ATGAGCGGAGCTGTGGCACGCATCGGCATTATAGGCGCCGGCGCCTGGGGGACAGCGCTGGCCTGCCTGGCACGCCAGGCGGGTGTCGATGTGGTTCTGTGGGCGCGCGAGCCCGAGGTGATCGACGCTATCAACAAACAGCACGAGAACACGCTCTTCCTGCCGGGCATCGCGCTCGACCGTGGTATCCTGGCCACCGGGGATCTCGCCGAAGCCGCGCAGGCCGACATACTTCTGTTGGTCTGCCCGGCCCAGGCCCTGCGGTCGGTAGGGCAGGACATGGCTGCGCATGTCGGACCGGACACGCCTGTCGCCATTTGCGCCAAGGGACTGGAGCGCGGCACGCACAAGCTGATGACGGAGGTTCTGGCGGAGGTCCTGCCGCAGGCCGAGCCCATGGTTCTGTCGGGCCCGAGCTTTGCCGCGGATGTGGCCCGCGGCCTGCCCACCGCTGTCACCCTCGCCGCCCGCACCCATGACAGGGCGTTGGCCGTGGCCGCGACCCTGGCCGGCCCAACCTTCCGCCCCTACATCGGCACCGATCTGATCGGCGCCCAGATCGGCGGAGCGGTGAAGAACGTGCTCGCCATCGCCTGCGGCATCGTTGAGGGCCGCAAGCTGGGCGACAGCGCCAGGGCATCGCTCATGACCCGCGCATTCGCCGAACTCACCCGATTCGGCCGCAGCTTCGGCGCCCACGCCAAAACGCTGGCTGGCCTCTCCGGTCTTGGTGACCTCATCCTCACCTGCTCCAGCTTGCAGTCCCGCAATATGTCGCTGGGCTATGCCATCGGCGAGGGCCGATCGGTGGACGAGGTGCTGGGCGAGCGGCGCTCGGTCAGCGAGGGTGTGTACACGGCCGGGGTCGTCGTGGAGCTGGCCGAGCAGCGCGGCATCGATATGCCGATCGCACGCGCCGTGCATGGCATCGTGGAAGGACGGCTCACGGTCCAGCAAGCGATCGAAGATCTGTTCAATCGGCCGCTGAAGGCCGAGTTTGAACCTGGCTAG
- a CDS encoding EVE domain-containing protein, which yields MAYWLFKTEPSSWSWDDQKRKGAAGEPWTGVRNFQARKNMMSMKVGDLGFFYHSVEQKSIVGIVRVSAEAHPDHTASEGPWQCVDVVAVCDVPNPVSLDAIKKEPRLRDMVLVKNARLSVQPVTPDEWELICRMGGVSKIPQ from the coding sequence ATGGCATACTGGTTGTTCAAGACCGAACCGAGCTCCTGGTCGTGGGACGATCAGAAGCGCAAAGGCGCCGCCGGCGAACCCTGGACCGGCGTGCGCAACTTCCAGGCTCGGAAGAACATGATGTCCATGAAAGTGGGCGATCTCGGCTTCTTCTATCACTCGGTCGAGCAAAAGAGCATCGTCGGCATCGTCCGGGTAAGCGCCGAAGCCCATCCGGACCACACGGCCAGCGAGGGCCCATGGCAATGCGTGGACGTGGTCGCGGTTTGCGACGTTCCCAATCCGGTCAGCCTCGACGCCATCAAGAAGGAACCGAGGCTGAGGGACATGGTGCTGGTCAAGAACGCCCGGCTCTCGGTTCAGCCTGTCACGCCCGACGAATGGGAGCTTATCTGTCGCATGGGTGGCGTGTCGAAGATACCACAGTGA